The following are encoded in a window of Diorhabda sublineata isolate icDioSubl1.1 chromosome 5, icDioSubl1.1, whole genome shotgun sequence genomic DNA:
- the LOC130443902 gene encoding anaphase-promoting complex subunit 2 yields MFKMNYKELWLLVKRIFPILDESINLCQLEESLFLKHEFFEAIDFIRNAKLTLHIQNLIVSKIEQRLRDEVAPAFWSYFKSNEHESKGFIQFYNAVKSLFDSYRQLDNTMSKLELFREATYLNELVYNQKDMHNALKLILKATLLSQIHLDYQVIVMNFYKVALKMEDVDENNFGQCIICSQESLHCNCMHLFQETNRKLGQMSLLEPLVGQTLTNLIYDAIYLHIHKICKDSFDSSFVGVLEKWVQDIILNWLRNIYCYDTLIPIEESINASEKKLINFLYTIYTKMRIDQLFNIIIEYPESLPALEDLRLCLPRTDLKSMLTKTLQKAMETRLLHPGVSTPDVLTAYVAAIRSLRVLDPTGLLLETVTQPVHQYLRSREDTVRCVVRSLTEEGPNDLAEELVRGEAVQVDENTPQDEDSEDWENWLPDPIETTPNKISTSRRTSDIISMLVNVYGSKELFVNEYRTLLANRLLTQCGCDTEKEIRYLELLKLRFGDSQLHYCEVMLKDVADSKRITQHIKQDNEYTEEEIPISAMIVSAQFWPAFKEEKLALHPKVQSQISKYITAFETLKGSRTLCWKNHLGFVDLDIELADRTLSLSVSPVHATIIMHFQERAQWDLDELSKVMQCPSTVLRRKIGFWQCHGIIAETFQDFFCIQEDLENKDASIQEDVFVEDYETESAMASAQDQREEELQTFWSYIVGMLMNLDTLPLERIHQMLKMFAFQGPTIECNIQELKVFLDRKVREHHLIYSNGYYKLPK; encoded by the exons GAAAGTATCAATCTGTGTCAACTTGAAGAGAGCTTATTCTTGaaacatgaattttttgaaGCTATAGATTTCATTAGAAATGCTAAACTCACTTTACACATACAGAACCTTATAGTAAGCAAAATAGAACAAAGATTGAGAGATGAAGTTGCTCCTGCATTTTGGTCTTATTTCAAAAGTAACGAACATGAGAGTAAAGGATTCATACAATTTTACAATGCTGTGAAATCTTTATTCGATTCATATAGACAATTAGATAACACAATGAGTAAATTGGAATTGTTTAGAGAggcaacatatttgaatgagttggtATATAATCAAAAAGACATGCATAATGCACTAAAACTTATTCTTAAAGCTACTTTGCTATCTCAAATACATTTAGATTATCAGGTTATAGTaatgaatttttacaaagttgCTTTAAAAATGGAAGATGTagacgaaaataattttggacAGTGTATAATCTGTTCACAGGAAAGTTTACATTGCAATTGTATGCATCTATTCCAGGAAACAAATAG AAAATTGGGACAAATGTCACTTTTAGAACCTCTAGTTGGTCAAACATTAACAAATCTTATTTATGATGCAATTTATTTACATATCCATAAAATTTGTAAGGATAGTTTTGATTCATCTTTCGTTGGAGTTCTTGAAAag TGGGTTCAGGATATAATATTGAACTGGCTTAGAAATATATACTGTTATGATACTTTAATACCTATTGAAGAATCTATCAACGCATCTGAAaagaaattgattaattttttatatactatatatacaaAGATGAGGATAGATCAgttgttcaatattataatag AATATCCAGAATCATTACCAGCTCTTGAAGATTTGAGATTATGTCTTCCTAGAACCGACTTGAAGTCAATGTTGacaaaaacattacaaaaagCAATGGAAACAAGATTGCTCCATCCTGGAGTTAGTACTCCTGATGTTTTAACAGCTTATGTTGCTGCAATTAGGTCTTTGAGGGTGTTAGATCCAACAGGTTTATTATTAGAAACTGTCACTCAACCAGTGCATCAATATTTGAGAAGTAGAGAAGATACTGTTAG ATGTGTTGTCAGAAGTTTGACTGAAGAAGGTCCTAACGATTTAGCTGAGGAATTGGTTAGGGGGGAAGCTGTCCAAGTAGATGAAAACACACCACAGGATGAAGATTCAGAAGATTGGGAAAATTGGCTACCAGATCCAATTGAAACTACTCCCA ACAAAATTTCCACATCTAGAAGAACTTCTGACATAATTTCTATGTTAGTGAATGTTTACGGAAGTAAAGAATTGTTTGTGAATGAATATAGAACTTTATTAGCTAATCGACTTTTAACTCAATGCGGTTGTGATACTGAAAAAGAAATCCGTTACTTGGAGTTATTGAAGCTTAGATTTGGTGATTCTCAGTTACATTATTGTGAG gttatgttaaaaGATGTGGCAGATTCAAAAAGGATAACTCAACATATTAAGCAGGACAACGAATATACAGAAGAAGAAATACCTATATCAGCAATGATTGTTAGCGCCCAATTTTGGCCTGCattcaaagaagaaaaattagcACTCCACCCTAAAGTTCAATCACAAATTTCAAAGTATATAACAGCATTTGAGACGTTAAAAGGTAGTCGCACTCTGTGTTGGAAAAATCATTTAGGTTTTGTTGATTTGGATATTGAATTGGCAGATCGAACTTTGAGTTTGTCAGTTTCGCCAGTGCATGCTACAATTATAATGCATTTCCAAGAGAGGG CTCAATGGGATTTAGATGAATTGAGCAAAGTAATGCAGTGCCCTTCAACTGTCCTCAGAAGGAAAATTGGATTTTGGCAGTGCCATGGCATAATAGCAGAAacatttcaagattttttttgtattcaagaGGATTTGGAAAATAAAGATGCTAGCATACAAGAAGACGTATTCGTTGAAGATTATGAAACAGAATCAGCTATGGCTAGCGCACAGGATCAAAGAGAAGAGGAATTACAG ACATTCTGGTCTTACATTGTGGGTATGCTAATGAATTTGGATACATTGCCTTTGGAAAGAATTCATCAGATGTTGAAAATGTTTGCATTCCAAGGACCTACTATAGAATGCAACATTCAGGAATTGAAGGTTTTCTTAGATCGAAAAGTTCGTGAACATCATTTAATATATTCCAACGGATATTATAAGTTaccaaaatga
- the LOC130443925 gene encoding uncharacterized protein LOC130443925 — MSFTPGGIKSSPFGNTINKNLLTPCRTVGLSRKRTTPNSISKILSQDLNNSNSSISENTPVNSNVYTKRKYGMGESSSLTNSAKKVESGVKKSLDSCFQKDENAVIEVREENIEDNGEKNIKILSKRQIKRLETQQKTLGSGKMNSDDFEKENTQDTEVKSSNQSSNKFLSLDEKVEIEDDVYPLSAYNSSVMKAEVPDSTNISSTASDETSSTINDPLVKLPLKRTILYDSDDEFRITENFTTKLKTCERKKTVDESDYKHTNSHDSFRDCSINIKRLSEQEIGDLTVNSAKKIDTIQCAKEDLGVIKKKRSEVMNEEDGFITKSLKLSNEVVEKVTKNKDPPKIKKSKLLKVKSLTLCNSFDDEEEAFTSTPDRERNEKRELISQIKAIEKSISDKKIKLENLKRASLYKSKHNVEELNNVTEIWRRGCNLGLEGLLKQLQLHGPMDMSTLLRNLQISQETASKVLINTI; from the exons atgtCGTTTACTCCAGGAGGTATTAAATCAAGTCCATTTGgtaatactataaataaaaacttattaacaCCTTGTCGTACAGTAGGGTTGTCGAGAAAAAGAACAACACCAAATAGTATTTCAAAGATATTATCCCaagatttaaataattcaaattctaGTATTTCAGAAAATACTCCTGTTAACAGTAACGTTTATACAAAGCGAAAATATGGAATGGGAGAAAGTAGTTCTTTAACTAATAGTGCAAAAAAAGTCGAAAGTGGAGTAAAGAAAAGTCTTGATAGCTGTTTTCAGAAAGATGAAAATGCAGTTATTGAAGTTAGGgaagaaaacattgaagacaatggtgaaaaaaatattaaaattttatctaaaagacaaataaaacGTTTAGAAACTCAACAGAAAACATTGGGTTCTGGAAAAATGAATAGTGATGATTTTGAAAAGGAGAACACACAAGATACTGAAGTAAAATCTAGTAATCAGTCGTCTAATAAATTCTTATCTTTGGATGAAAAAGTTGAGATTGAAGATGATGTATACCCTCTTTCTGCATATAATAGTTCTGTAATGAAAGCTGAAGTTCCAGATTCAACAAATATATCCAGTACTGCATCAGATGAAACTAGTTCAACTATTAATGATCCATTAGTTAAACTTCCACTTAAAAGaacaattttatatgattcTGATGATGAGTTTAGAATCACTGAGAATTTTACAACCAAGTTAAAAACATGTGAGAGGAAAAAAACTGTAGATGAAAGTGATTATAAACATACGAATTCTCATGATTCTTTTAGAGATTGTTCAATTAATATAAAGAGACTCAGTGAACAAGAGATTGGTGATTTAacag taaattctGCTAAAAAAATTGACACAATTCAATGTGCTAAAGAAGATTTAGGTGTTATTAAGAAGAAACGATCTGAAGTAATGAATGAAGAAGATGGTTTTATAACAAAATCTCTCAAACTATCAAACGAGGTTGTTGAGAAAGTAACCAAAAATAAAGATCCCCCCAAAATAAAAAAGTCGAAATTACTTAAAGTAAAGTCACTTACACTTTGTAACAGttttgatgatgaagaagaGGCATTCACCTCAACCCCAGATagagaaagaaatgaaaaacgtGAACTAATAAGTCAAATTAAAGcaatagaaaaaagtattagtgataaaaaaattaaattagagaATTTAAAAAGAGCCTCTTTGTATAAATCGAAACATAACGTAGAAGAACTGAATAATGTTACAGAGATATGGAGGCGAGGTTGTAATTTGGGTTTAGAAGGACTTTTGAAACAGTTACAGCTTCATGGACCCATGGATATGTCAACGCTATtaagaaatttacaaatttcacaAGAAACGGCTTCTAAAGTGCTTATCAATACTATTTAG